Genomic window (Desulfobacterales bacterium):
ATTCATTTGGGATTTAAATCCTTTTGATCAATTTGGAGTTGAACTCGGAAAAAAACTTGCATCATCCATAAGAAAACAAATGGAAGAAAAAAATAAAAATGCTGATTATAAAGTATCAAGCATTGATCCAATATCCGAATTTTATGTTAATACTCTTTTTAATGGTTCAATATAAGAAAAATATTTATGAAAGGAAATTCTATGGAATCAATTTCAATTGTAAAAATCAATAAAAATTCGCTTAATGAATTGGACGAATTTTTAATGTTTCCTTTAGAAATTTATGAAGATAAAAAAATGATTGAATTTAATATCCCTAAAACTAAATCAATGGTTACAGAAACTGGCGATTTTGATTTATTTTTAGCTAAATCATCTTCAGGTAAAGTTCAAGGAAGAATGGTTTTAGGAGTAAATCCAGCTATAACTGACGAAAATGGATGTCCTTATGGTTATGTAGGAATATTCGACGTAGTTGAAAATTTTGAAATTTTTAAGCAAATGCTTGATTATGCTCGTCAATCTTTTACCGGAAAAAATTATATTCTTTTTCCATTGTTTAAATCCACATGGTATCCCTATCGATTTACATCACAGGGCTTTCATAATTACCATTATTTTATGGAATTCCCTGAACAAGAATATTATGCTGAATTTACTAAAAAATATGGAGTAGAAGAAGCCTATAAATACATTGCCAGCATATCGTATGATATAGATAAATTAATTGAAAATAATAAAAAATCTTATGAAAAAGCCTTAAGCTGCGGCATATCTTTCCGAAATATTGACTTAAGCAGACCGCGAGAAGAATTTAAAATAGTCTATGATTTAACTGTCGACAACTATAATGATCAGACAAATCGATTTTTTACAAAAATTTCTTTTGAAGAATTTTATTCTTTTTACGAAGGAGTTATCAAAATTTTAGATAGCGAATTTTTAACATTTGGATGCAACTCAAAAGGAGAGCCTGTATCTTATGGTTTCTCCCCCCCGGATTATACTCCAATTATTGAAGGAAAAGGAAATAAAATCGAAGGTGTAATTATCAAAACAGGAGCTACTGATTCTAATTATCGTAAGATGGGTATTTATGGAGGCATTACGTATCTTCATGGTTTAGAATCTAAGAAAAGAAATTATAAATACGCTATCGGAGGATATACAGACATTAACCTGTTTACTCATAAGGTCATGCCAAAAGACTTGATTTGGAAAGAGCATGAATTATATAAACTTAAAGTATAATCTAATAAATCGAAATCTTAAACCTAAGGATAAATTAATATGGAAAATATATATTACGCGGCTGATAAACAAGAAATTCCTAACGTTCAAAAAATCGGAGGAAAGGCTTTAAACCTTGCTATATTGACAAAAAATGAACTTCCTGTTCCAAAATGGTTTGTTTTAACTACCGATTTTTTTGAAACATTTATGGCAGATAAAATTAGCGAAATAGATTTACTTCTTTCGCAATCTTATCAAAATAACGAAGAAATTGTTAAGATGTCAGAAAAAATTACTGATATGATTAAAAATACAGAATTTAATCCTGATTTGAAATCTAATATAGAAACTCATCTAAAAGAAATTTTTAACGATAATGGTAAAGGTTTTTTTTCAGTACGGTCTTCCGCAGTAGATGAAGATTCAAAAAAGTTTTCTTTTGCTGGACAATTAGAAAGTTTTCTTTATCTTAAAGCAGATAACTTCATGTTTGAAAGCATTAAAAATTGTTTTGCTTCAGCCTTTTCAGAAAGGGTAATGGTTTATCGATTTTCTAATAATATTCCTTTTAAAGGAGTTAGACCCGCCGTTATCATTCAGGAAATGATTTTTGGAGATGTTTCAGGAGTTATGTTTACCGGGAATCCTTTAAATAACGATACAGACCAGATTTTAATTAATTCGGCTTACGGCATTGGAGAAGGTATTGTTTCTGGTGAATTAGATTCGGATCTATTTGTTGTTGATATATCTGATAAAATAATTGATAAAAAAATTGCTAATAAAATTGAAGAAATTACTTTTGATAATGAAAAAGGTTTTGGAACAATAAAGAAAAATATCTCTAATGATAAAGCAAATCAAGAATCTATAGATGAACAAGAAGTTAACCAAATCGTTAATATCGGAAGAAAAATCGAATCTGTTTTCAAAAATATTCCTCAAGATATAGAATGGTGTATATATAACAAAAATATTTACATTTTACAAAGCAGGCCAGTTACTACATTAAGCCATATCGACAAAAATGAGATTAAAAGTATATTAGATAATTCCAATATTATCGAAAGCTATCCTGGAGTAACAAGCCCTTTTACCTTCTCATTTGCAAGCTTAAGCTATGCTACAGTATATCGCCAATTTTATGGTGTAATGGGAGTATCCCCTAAAAAAATTGAGGATCTTTCCTATTATTTTAGAAATCTTCTTTGCTACATTAATGGAAGAGTTTATTATAATTTGAACTGCTGGCATGCTACATTACAGCTTTTACCCGGATATAAAATAAACAGTGAATTCATGGATAATATGATGGGAGTAAAGCGTCCTACAAAGCTTGAAGCTGACGATCAGATTACTTTATCGAAAAAAATTTTTATAGAAGGTCCTAAATTATTATACGGAGTTTCAAGGATAATCGGTAGTTTTTCCCTTTTGAAACGTATTATAAAAAAATTTATAACTAATTTCTATGCAGTCACCAATAAATATATGGATGAAAAATTTGAAGCATACACAAGCAGAGAAATACTCGATATTTATAGTAGCGAACTTGAACCTAAAATTTTAAAAAATTGGAAGGCTCCGATTATAAATGACCTTTATGTTATGATATATTTTGGAGTCCTAACAAAAATGCTTAAAAATCTTGATATCCCTAATAATCAAAGTGTTCAGAACGATTTATTGTGCGGAGAAGGAGAAATGGAAAGCACCAAACCCACAATGGAAATCATAAGAATTTCAAACTGGATACGAGGAGAACAAAAAGTTTTAGAGTTATTTGCAAGCAAAAATGAAGAAGAATTAATTGATATAATATTAAATTCATACAATAAAGAATATGACGAAATTAGTCAAAAAATAAAAAAATACATTTCTGAATACGGATTCAGATGTATGGGAGAACTCAAATTAGAAGAGCCTTCCTTAAAAGAAGAGCCGGCATTTTTGTTCACTATGCTGAAAAATTATTTAAAAAAAGCTCCTATTGATTTAAACGAAATGCAATCAAATGAAAGAGAAATTCGTTTCAAAGCAGAAAAAATAGTGTTTGCTCAACTTAAGGGACATAAAAAGAAAATTTTTATGCATGTTCTGAAAAATGCTCGAGAAGCAATAAAAAATCGAGAAGAACTTAGATTTATGCGAACAAAAATATTTGGCATAGTAAGAAGCATGTTTAATGCTGTTGGAAAAAACTTCAGTCAAATAGGCCTTATTGACCATCCAAAAGATATTTATTATCTCCATGTTGACGAAGTATTTCAATTAGTAGAAGGCCGCTCCCTTATTTTTTCAATGATAAAAGAAGTCATAAATATGCGGAAACAGGAATTTGAAAAGCAACAAGAAACTGAATCTCCAGAGCGATTATATTTCTTTGGAGATATCTGCAATAATAACTATGTAGAAATAATTACAGATGAAGATACATCAGATGATCCCGATATAGACGATTCAGGAACAAAATTTAAAGGGGTTCCATGCTGTCCAGGCGAAATTGAAGGTATAGCTAAAATAGTGCTTTCTCCTAAAGATGCTGATTTAAATGGAGAAATTTTAGTAACTAAACGAACTGATCCTGGCTGGGTTCCTTTATTCCCATCTGTCAGCGGTATTGTAATTGAAAGAGGCAGTGTATTATCCCATTCAGCAGTTGTTGCAAGGGAAATGGGGATTCCTACAATCGTTGGATTGAGGGGCATTACAAATAAAATTCAAACCGGAGATAGAATTCGCATAAATGGATCTACTGGAATTATAGAAAAATTATAAATTGATTATAGGGGTTTCGGGTTAAAATTGAAAAATATGCATTTTTCAATTTTTCCCGGAATGACGTTCTATTTTTCCTGCCTTATGAATGATGCACCCTTAATTTTTTCAAATCAGTTTATGATACATTCAGCTGAAAGATGTTGATTAAATTCAATAGCTTTGCTTCAACCATGCCAATAACAAAATCAAGCTTTACTTATTACAGCAATAACATGAGTTCTTAAAAAAGGAAAAATACAATTAATAAAATTATAGAGCCTTCCAATTCTCCTGCCAATAGGGGGCGCTAAAGTTACATTATAGGATTCAATTTTAGATGCATTAGGAAAAAATGTTAAAATTTCCTTTTTTGAGATACCTTTTACGTCTTTATTATTAGGGTTATTGTATTTAAAATCATACCAAAGAATAATTCCATTTTTTTTTGTCATATTGAAAAGTTTTTCTGCAAAACTTTTTTTAAAATTATAATCAAATATAGATGTAAAAACAGTGGACTGAAAAACTATATCAAATGCTTCATAAAAATTTAAATCAAGGGCATTGCCTTGAATAATATTGGAAAAAGGCAGATTTGTCCTTATTAAATCACACCTATCGCTTAAAAGCTCGTTCGCCCAAAGATTTTCCCATTTTACTCCTTGTCTGTGGAAAAATAAAAGATTATCTCCTGAGCCTGCTCCTACTTCTAATATCTTAACTTTATCAATATTTGCATTAAAATATTGTTTCAGTATTTGTGCATATTTAAATTCTCTTTCAAATTTCATATAATTAATAAAAAAGAAATTATCAGAACTTTTTTTATTTGACAGGTTTATCTTTCTTCTTTCATAGCGTTTTTTTATTTCATCAATTTCATTCTTGCTCATATGTTTTCAAATTTAAATTTTAATAATTAAAAATTACGACATCTTTAAATGATGCAGGAAAAATAGTTAACACTTAAAAAAATATGATGTTTAAACTGGATTCCCGGAAAGGCTGGAATCCAGAATTAAAAAATATAAACTAAAAATGAAGGGCACCAAAATTATATATAATTCCGCCCCAAGTAAGACCAGCTCCAAAACCAATAAATAAAACAGTAGAGTTCTTTTTTAATCTTTTGGATTCGATAGCTTCATCAAGAGCAATAGGTATGCTTGCAGCTGTAGTATTTCCATATTTTTGAATGTTATTAACAATTTTTTCATCAGGCCAGTTCATTGTTTTTGCAAATGACTGATTTATCCTTAAGTTTGCTTGATGTGGAAATACAAGGTCAATATCATCAGCTGTAATGCCTGCTTTATCTAAAACTTCTTTTGTAACTTCTGGGAGCCGTAGAAGAGCTAATTTAAATATTTTTTTTCCGTCCATTTTAGGATAATGGCGTCGTTCGTTCATCATTTCAAGAGTTAATCTGGGATTTAGCCGAGAAGCGGGAGCTTCTAAAAAAAGATTCTTATAAAATTCCCCTTGAGCATGAAGACATGAAGCAATAACACCTATATTTTCGTCTGTTTCTACACCTTCAATACAGATAGCTCCAGCACCATCTCCAAATATAACAGTAACATCCCTTCCTTCAGTTGAAAGATCAAGGCCTGTACTATGAACTTCTGCGCCTACAAAAAGAATACGATTTGCAAGACCGCTTCTGATGTATGCGTCAGCTGTCGTTAAACCATATAAAAAACCTGTACACTGCTGACGTATGTCAAGAGCTGGTGTTGTTGAAAGTCCAAGTTTATATTGAAGGAGGCATCCAGAGCCTGGAAAGTTAACGTCAGGGCTTAATGTAGCAAAAATTATAAGATCAATATCTTCAGGCTTCCATCCTGCTCTTTCAAGGGCTATCTTTGATGCTTCAAGTCCAAGATCCGATGCTCCTACTCCTCCTGCTTCATCTATCCAATATCTTTGCTCAATGCCTGTTCTTTGGCGAATCCATTCATCTGTAGTATCCATCCATTTTGTTAAATCATCATTAGTTACTAATCTTTCAGGAATATATCTTCCTGTGCTTTTGATTATGCTTCTTTTCATTTAAGCGCCTCCCATTTTTCATTTTGCAATTAATTTAAAACTGTAGCATTACTTATTAAAAAATGTATAGTATTTCTATAATTATTAATCAACGATGAAATTATGCCTTATTGATACTTCTATAAAGATTACAGATTTACAACTTAAATTTTAAACTTGTATTTTATTTTATAGTTCTATAATTATCACTCCATTTTTAATTTTGAATTGTTCAAAAAGCTACAGAGCATTATAAATAAGTTTTTATTTAAATTTAAGGATTAATATGAAAATAACTGAAAAAAATGAAAAAATAAGAAATATCGCTATTATTGCCCATGTTGACCATGGAAAGACAACACTTGTTGATGCAATGTTTAAGCAATCTGGGTTATTTAGAGAGGGCCAAGCGGTTGAAGAAAGAATGATGGACAATTTAGACCTTGAACGTGAAAGGGGAATAACAATCGCTGCAAAAAATTGTTCTATATTGTGGAAAGGTATTAAGGTTAATATTATAGATACTCCTGGACACTCTGATTTTGGCGGTGAAGTTGAACGAGCATTAAGCATGGTTGATGGAGCTGTGCTGTTAGTTGATGCTTCTGAAGGCCCTCTTCCTCAAACAAGATTTGTTTTAAAAAAAGCCCTTGAAACTAAGCTTATTATTATAGTGGTTATAAACAAGATAGATAGAAAGGATGCAAGACCAAATGAAGTGCTTGACGAGATTTATGATTTATTTATAGACCTTGGAGCTGATGAGTCCCAGCTTGATTTTCCACTGCTTTATTCAATTGGAAGAGACGGTATTGCAAAAGTATCTATAAATGATGATGCAAAAAATCTTAATATTTTGTTTGATACAATTGTAAATAAAATTCCATCTCCGGTTTATGACCCAAGTGCTCCATTTCAAATGCTCGTTTCAGATTTAGGATATTCTGATTATCTTGGACGGCTTGCAATAGGAAAAGTTTTTAACGGCAAGGTTAAGTTTAATGAAGAACTTGTTTGTATAAACAGCAAATCCGAAAAAATCCCTTTAAAGATTACAAAAATTCAAGTTTATGAAGGACTAACATTTAAAACTGTAGATTACGCAGATCCAGGGGATATAATTATTCTTTCTGGTATTGAAAATGTTACGATTGGAGATACAATAACAATTAAAGATTCTTCAAGAGCTTTAAAACGAATTACCGTTGATGAGCCAACTGTTTTCATGAAATTTACAATAAATACATCGCCCCTTAGCGGAAAAGAAGGAAAATATGTCCAGTCAAGTAAAATTCATGAGCGTCTTTTAAAAGAAACCCTGAAAAATGTCGCTATATCGCTTGAAGAGAGGGATGAAAAAGAAATTTTTATCGTAAAGGGCAGAGGCGAATTTCAAATGGCAATACTTGTCGAAACCATGCGGCGAGAAGGTTTTGAATTATGCGTTGGAAGGCCTGAAGTAATTTATAAATACAAAGATAAAAAAAAATTAGAACCAATTGAACATCTTTTTATCGATTGTCCAGATATTTTTCTTGGAATTGTTACAGAAAAACTTTCTTTTAGAAAAGGTAAAGTTATAAATATAATAAATCCAGGCTTAGGACGAGTAAGAGTTGAATTTAATATACCTTCAAGAGCATTGATTGGATACAGAGACGAATTTTTGACTGACACTAAAGGGACAGGTCTTTTAAACTCTTATCTTTTAGGATATG
Coding sequences:
- a CDS encoding class I SAM-dependent methyltransferase, with protein sequence MSKNEIDEIKKRYERRKINLSNKKSSDNFFFINYMKFEREFKYAQILKQYFNANIDKVKILEVGAGSGDNLLFFHRQGVKWENLWANELLSDRCDLIRTNLPFSNIIQGNALDLNFYEAFDIVFQSTVFTSIFDYNFKKSFAEKLFNMTKKNGIILWYDFKYNNPNNKDVKGISKKEILTFFPNASKIESYNVTLAPPIGRRIGRLYNFINCIFPFLRTHVIAVISKA
- the typA gene encoding translational GTPase TypA — its product is MKITEKNEKIRNIAIIAHVDHGKTTLVDAMFKQSGLFREGQAVEERMMDNLDLERERGITIAAKNCSILWKGIKVNIIDTPGHSDFGGEVERALSMVDGAVLLVDASEGPLPQTRFVLKKALETKLIIIVVINKIDRKDARPNEVLDEIYDLFIDLGADESQLDFPLLYSIGRDGIAKVSINDDAKNLNILFDTIVNKIPSPVYDPSAPFQMLVSDLGYSDYLGRLAIGKVFNGKVKFNEELVCINSKSEKIPLKITKIQVYEGLTFKTVDYADPGDIIILSGIENVTIGDTITIKDSSRALKRITVDEPTVFMKFTINTSPLSGKEGKYVQSSKIHERLLKETLKNVAISLEERDEKEIFIVKGRGEFQMAILVETMRREGFELCVGRPEVIYKYKDKKKLEPIEHLFIDCPDIFLGIVTEKLSFRKGKVINIINPGLGRVRVEFNIPSRALIGYRDEFLTDTKGTGLLNSYLLGYEEYKGDFPSRFTGSLVSDRPGYAVAYGLFNLEPRGQLFIQPNEPVYEGMIIGEHNREFDLNVNPCKEKKLTNLRSAGK
- a CDS encoding ketoacyl-ACP synthase III, which codes for MKRSIIKSTGRYIPERLVTNDDLTKWMDTTDEWIRQRTGIEQRYWIDEAGGVGASDLGLEASKIALERAGWKPEDIDLIIFATLSPDVNFPGSGCLLQYKLGLSTTPALDIRQQCTGFLYGLTTADAYIRSGLANRILFVGAEVHSTGLDLSTEGRDVTVIFGDGAGAICIEGVETDENIGVIASCLHAQGEFYKNLFLEAPASRLNPRLTLEMMNERRHYPKMDGKKIFKLALLRLPEVTKEVLDKAGITADDIDLVFPHQANLRINQSFAKTMNWPDEKIVNNIQKYGNTTAASIPIALDEAIESKRLKKNSTVLFIGFGAGLTWGGIIYNFGALHF